A single Deltaproteobacteria bacterium DNA region contains:
- the rsmH gene encoding 16S rRNA (cytosine(1402)-N(4))-methyltransferase RsmH, whose translation MALNRGDIAIDCTLGAGGHTKALLEKVGPSGLVIGIDQDAEALSIASERLSSYLVQGNLKLVKARFSELSRIVDQFDLSGKIQGICADIGVSSMHLDQASRGFSFQGDGPLDMRMDQSAGRSAADFIAEADEATLVTVFREFGEEPKARQIARKILETRALAPITSTLQLAELVKIAARYPTASRRHPATKVFQALRIVVNDELAELDTLLDSGLEALRPSGRFAVISFHSLEDRRVKQKFVSFAGKSNKSAVPRDLPITAAALRELIDAKADIIKPFPIVATTSEIASNPRSRSAKLRVITKL comes from the coding sequence ATGGCCTTGAACCGAGGGGACATTGCCATTGACTGTACCCTGGGCGCTGGTGGCCATACCAAAGCCCTTCTTGAAAAAGTCGGTCCCAGCGGACTAGTAATCGGTATCGATCAGGACGCAGAAGCTTTATCGATAGCTAGTGAGCGCCTTTCGTCCTATCTGGTTCAAGGGAATTTAAAATTAGTCAAAGCGCGTTTCTCTGAGCTGTCGCGGATAGTTGATCAATTTGACTTAAGTGGGAAAATTCAGGGTATATGCGCCGATATTGGCGTTTCCAGTATGCACCTTGACCAAGCCTCCAGGGGATTCTCCTTTCAAGGTGACGGCCCCCTCGACATGCGTATGGATCAATCAGCAGGCCGCTCTGCGGCAGATTTTATAGCTGAGGCTGACGAAGCGACTTTGGTGACGGTTTTTCGAGAATTTGGCGAAGAGCCAAAAGCCCGACAAATAGCAAGAAAGATCCTTGAGACCCGAGCGCTCGCGCCAATCACATCGACCCTTCAGCTTGCAGAACTCGTGAAGATTGCCGCAAGGTATCCAACTGCGAGTCGACGTCATCCGGCAACGAAAGTCTTTCAGGCTCTTAGAATCGTAGTCAACGATGAACTTGCCGAACTAGACACTCTGCTCGATTCAGGTTTAGAAGCGCTTAGACCGAGCGGTCGTTTTGCCGTAATTAGCTTTCACTCGCTAGAAGACCGACGTGTTAAGCAAAAGTTTGTTTCATTTGCCGGAAAATCGAATAAGAGCGCTGTTCCCCGAGATCTACCAATTACTGCCGCTGCGCTTAGAGAACTAATTGACGCAAAAGCTGATATAATAAAACCCTTCCCCATAGTCGCTACTACTTCTGAAATTGCCTCGAACCCTCGCTCGCGTAGCGCCAAGTTGCGCGTAATCACAAAACTTTAA
- a CDS encoding penicillin-binding protein 2, producing MISATKKLWSFLFGRPSRTQAGSFRGDRARLVQWSIWGIFCAIFVRAIVLHIFPTQADTLQHIADNQYQREITLAPSRGNVFDHRGEPLAISVKRPSLAINPRIFRPNHSEIHQLAKTLKITPQTVRNLSHRKGYFAWVARQLDQRVADAAMNLGIVGLVEINEPARFYPAGGAAAQILGFTGLDNGGLAGLERQFDRDLRGKGVKVMASKDARGNFIVNETVGAAPERTGNSIMLTIDSVIQEIAEEELAAGVKQSMAQKGFAIVSDPHTGRILAVANYPSFDPNHSRNVKLEQARNAAFLDTFEPGSVIKPFIIAQAIENKSTYPEELHNCDSGSLRIGNHTIHDTHGSDKLTTGETLIRSSNICTYKIASQMGRQSTYNALIGFGFAGKNSLLGFPGEASGYVTDFHKWAQIRFANVSFGHGFAVTGLELVQAMGALANGGHLMKPALVERIVSSDGLLVSSASTKVVRDVVSPSTARTMRNLLQKVVTDAHGTGKKARALSYSTAGKTGTAQKVDPGIKGYAKGKYIASFVGFSPVEDPHLVVYVMIDEPGGKLYYGGEVAGPIFARIVERSLRYLNVAPDLPAIPDRATQPPLAIREPNGSHVKKM from the coding sequence GTGATCTCCGCAACCAAAAAACTCTGGTCATTTCTTTTCGGGAGACCGAGTAGGACCCAGGCCGGCAGTTTTAGGGGCGATCGCGCAAGACTAGTTCAGTGGTCAATCTGGGGAATTTTCTGCGCTATTTTTGTTCGAGCCATCGTTCTCCATATTTTTCCAACTCAGGCTGATACCCTTCAACATATTGCCGACAATCAATATCAGCGAGAAATCACCCTCGCTCCCAGTCGGGGCAATGTTTTCGATCATCGTGGCGAGCCCCTTGCGATCAGCGTTAAAAGGCCCTCTCTGGCCATTAATCCTCGAATTTTCCGGCCTAATCATTCTGAAATTCATCAGCTAGCCAAGACGTTAAAGATTACCCCACAGACGGTTCGCAATCTATCACATCGCAAGGGTTACTTTGCTTGGGTGGCGCGACAACTTGATCAAAGGGTCGCCGATGCTGCGATGAATCTGGGGATTGTCGGCCTCGTTGAGATAAACGAGCCGGCTAGATTTTACCCCGCAGGGGGTGCGGCGGCCCAAATTCTGGGATTCACTGGACTCGACAATGGTGGCCTCGCCGGTTTAGAGCGACAATTCGATCGCGATCTTAGGGGAAAAGGCGTCAAGGTCATGGCAAGTAAAGACGCCCGCGGCAACTTTATCGTAAATGAAACGGTAGGCGCAGCCCCCGAGCGTACGGGCAATAGCATCATGCTTACCATCGACAGTGTGATCCAGGAAATTGCTGAGGAAGAACTTGCCGCAGGAGTTAAACAATCGATGGCTCAAAAGGGCTTTGCGATTGTCTCAGACCCTCATACAGGACGCATTCTTGCTGTTGCTAATTATCCCTCTTTTGATCCAAATCACAGCCGCAACGTAAAACTTGAACAGGCAAGGAATGCGGCATTCCTCGATACTTTTGAACCAGGCTCAGTCATCAAGCCATTCATAATTGCTCAAGCGATTGAGAATAAAAGTACTTATCCTGAAGAACTGCACAACTGCGATAGTGGCTCCTTGCGAATCGGCAACCATACGATTCATGACACACACGGCTCAGACAAACTGACTACGGGTGAGACACTGATCCGCTCAAGTAATATTTGCACTTATAAGATAGCCAGTCAGATGGGGCGACAGTCCACGTACAACGCCCTGATCGGATTTGGGTTTGCAGGCAAAAATAGTCTTTTAGGATTTCCCGGAGAAGCCTCTGGCTACGTTACTGACTTCCATAAGTGGGCTCAAATCAGATTTGCAAACGTATCATTTGGTCATGGCTTTGCCGTAACTGGTCTGGAGCTAGTTCAGGCCATGGGGGCTTTGGCTAACGGTGGCCACCTTATGAAACCTGCGCTGGTCGAACGTATCGTATCGTCGGATGGCCTACTGGTTAGTAGCGCGAGCACTAAGGTCGTGCGCGATGTGGTTTCACCGTCGACGGCAAGAACTATGCGTAATCTTTTGCAAAAAGTGGTTACCGATGCTCACGGCACCGGGAAAAAGGCTCGCGCGCTGAGCTACAGCACAGCTGGTAAGACTGGTACTGCTCAGAAGGTGGATCCTGGCATCAAAGGCTATGCAAAGGGCAAGTATATTGCTAGCTTCGTCGGTTTTTCCCCGGTGGAGGACCCCCATCTCGTCGTGTATGTGATGATCGACGAACCGGGCGGAAAACTCTATTATGGTGGCGAAGTTGCTGGACCAATCTTTGCCCGTATCGTTGAACGGAGTCTCCGTTATTTAAATGTCGCACCAGATCTGCCGGCGATTCCTGATAGGGCTACACAACCACCCCTGGCGATCCGTGAACCAAATGGATCTCATGTTAAAAAAATGTGA
- a CDS encoding UDP-N-acetylmuramoyl-L-alanyl-D-glutamate--2,6-diaminopimelate ligase encodes MSHQICRRFLIGLHNHPWRSVNQMDLMLKKCEISALDAVKALRSAGLLIAKCEKPLSSSKSAISTDSRKVVRGSIFIAIKGSHHDGHDHLDLLSGCGLSLIVSEQAPPSDANWPKNTPWIQVKDSRKAWSFLASESFNSPQTQLRLVAVTGTNGKTSTVWMVAELLRSVGIRCMTIGTLGAYLEDQRLPTGHTTPDPDILFGLLNFAVEQGVSVVAMEASSHALAQEKLAPLTFDAMAFTSFSRDHLDYHHTLEEYWNCKWRLFSELGKPQALCLFSTTLGKVPTLPKLANPNSGIYGDSAQVSKDSNLPSADWRRYTYQIESSNFCGSNVSLMADATEIESGFVPYFAKHAIDNFAAAFLIASHVSSAYLISSKNWNTLRPVPGRLEQILVPGQPPVIVDYAHTPDALEKTLLVLRPLVKGRLYVVFGCGGNRDKGKRPLMGEIADRLADYVIVTSDNPRREDPDKIIEDICAGMKGRAIVNIEVNRELAIRKSVVSASANDLILIAGKGHETEQIFSDKTVPFDDRLMARKALLARRN; translated from the coding sequence ATGTCGCACCAGATCTGCCGGCGATTCCTGATAGGGCTACACAACCACCCCTGGCGATCCGTGAACCAAATGGATCTCATGTTAAAAAAATGTGAAATATCAGCCTTAGATGCTGTAAAAGCGCTGAGATCTGCTGGTCTTTTAATTGCAAAATGTGAAAAACCTCTCAGCAGCTCGAAGAGTGCCATCAGCACTGATTCACGCAAGGTAGTACGGGGCTCGATTTTCATTGCGATAAAAGGATCTCACCACGATGGGCATGATCATTTAGATCTATTATCAGGCTGTGGGCTTTCGCTCATAGTAAGTGAGCAGGCGCCTCCTTCCGATGCAAATTGGCCCAAGAACACACCGTGGATTCAAGTGAAGGATTCGCGTAAAGCCTGGAGTTTTCTGGCCTCGGAGTCGTTCAACTCGCCTCAAACTCAATTGCGCTTAGTCGCCGTAACGGGAACTAATGGCAAGACTAGCACGGTTTGGATGGTGGCAGAGTTGCTTCGGAGCGTTGGGATTCGCTGCATGACCATCGGCACCCTCGGAGCCTACTTGGAGGATCAGCGTCTTCCTACAGGACATACCACACCGGATCCAGATATACTTTTTGGATTGCTTAATTTTGCCGTCGAACAAGGCGTGTCCGTGGTCGCTATGGAGGCATCCTCACACGCTCTTGCTCAGGAAAAACTTGCGCCTCTCACCTTTGATGCCATGGCTTTTACAAGCTTTTCCCGTGATCATTTAGACTATCACCACACTCTAGAGGAATACTGGAATTGCAAATGGCGCCTATTTTCGGAATTAGGAAAACCGCAAGCATTGTGCCTGTTTTCCACAACTCTTGGCAAAGTCCCTACTCTACCAAAACTCGCGAATCCCAACTCAGGGATTTACGGGGATTCAGCTCAGGTTTCAAAAGACTCAAATTTGCCGTCAGCCGACTGGAGGCGTTACACCTATCAGATCGAATCTTCTAATTTCTGTGGTAGCAATGTTTCCCTGATGGCTGACGCTACCGAAATCGAGTCAGGATTCGTTCCTTATTTTGCAAAACATGCGATTGATAATTTTGCCGCCGCATTCCTGATCGCATCTCATGTTAGTAGTGCCTACCTCATTAGTTCCAAAAATTGGAACACGTTACGACCCGTTCCAGGTCGTCTGGAGCAGATTCTAGTGCCGGGTCAACCTCCCGTGATTGTTGACTATGCGCATACCCCCGATGCTTTAGAAAAGACTCTGCTTGTGCTGAGGCCCCTAGTTAAAGGCAGGTTGTACGTTGTATTTGGTTGCGGTGGTAACCGCGACAAGGGAAAACGGCCTTTAATGGGAGAAATTGCAGACCGGCTAGCTGATTATGTGATCGTCACCTCAGACAACCCTCGTCGTGAGGATCCCGACAAGATCATAGAGGATATATGTGCAGGCATGAAAGGTCGTGCAATCGTTAACATTGAGGTTAATCGAGAGCTCGCGATCCGTAAATCAGTCGTCTCTGCATCCGCAAATGACCTAATTTTGATAGCTGGAAAAGGTCACGAGACTGAACAAATATTTTCAGACAAAACAGTACCTTTTGATGATCGTTTGATGGCACGCAAAGCGTTGCTTGCCCGCCGAAACTAA
- the murD gene encoding UDP-N-acetylmuramoyl-L-alanine--D-glutamate ligase, producing the protein MITLILGAGVSGFGATKLLRTKNKRVRISEGSILSTERIKKFTELGAEVLHGGHQLSHLEGVKEIIISPGISFTHPLLLEANARGIAINSELDLALAGYSGTIYAVTGTNGKSTTCKMIDHLLQKSGIKSAIAGNYGMPPSEMLADAGELPPHLVLELSSYQLEQSSHIRPNVSIFTSFSHDHLARHGSMLGYLRAKWRVFDNMQDASLLVIPADILLLAEESGLCLETDTKELITDRSFLASLAPTSIAEQHNRLNAGFALTAVAHTLGRDVRSLAEGLKDFIGLRHRCELIGTVRGNQCINDSKSTNVESTLVALSSQTRPVLLLMGGQGKGESYTPILKLKDKISSVITFGASGPAIANDLSRELLVHEFPTLTVALGQIAGIISNKPTPILFSPGCASFDEFNNYEHRGDVFREQMKGLLDG; encoded by the coding sequence ATGATTACGTTGATTTTGGGTGCTGGGGTATCAGGATTTGGCGCCACGAAACTACTGCGAACCAAGAACAAAAGAGTACGAATTTCCGAGGGCAGCATCCTTTCAACCGAGAGAATCAAGAAGTTCACCGAGCTTGGCGCGGAGGTGCTGCACGGTGGCCACCAACTGAGCCACCTCGAAGGTGTAAAAGAGATCATTATTTCGCCTGGAATCAGCTTCACCCACCCTCTACTGCTCGAAGCAAATGCCCGGGGTATTGCAATTAACTCAGAACTAGACCTGGCCCTAGCTGGATACAGTGGAACTATTTATGCCGTGACGGGAACCAATGGTAAAAGTACCACTTGCAAGATGATTGACCATCTTCTTCAAAAAAGTGGAATAAAAAGTGCGATAGCTGGCAACTACGGCATGCCACCCAGCGAAATGTTGGCTGACGCCGGTGAACTGCCTCCGCACCTGGTTCTCGAGCTATCCTCGTATCAATTAGAGCAATCCTCTCATATTCGCCCTAACGTCAGCATTTTTACGAGTTTTTCACATGATCATCTAGCCAGGCATGGCTCGATGCTTGGATATTTACGTGCAAAATGGCGTGTATTTGACAATATGCAAGACGCGTCACTGCTGGTCATACCGGCTGATATCCTACTCTTAGCCGAAGAATCGGGTCTATGCCTTGAGACTGATACCAAAGAGTTAATAACGGATAGATCTTTTCTTGCCTCTCTTGCACCAACCTCCATCGCCGAGCAACATAATCGGCTCAATGCGGGATTCGCCCTGACTGCCGTCGCACATACTTTAGGCCGGGATGTGAGAAGTTTGGCCGAGGGACTCAAGGATTTTATCGGTTTAAGGCACCGATGTGAGCTCATTGGGACTGTTCGTGGTAATCAGTGTATTAACGACAGCAAGTCTACAAACGTGGAATCAACGCTTGTCGCCTTATCAAGTCAAACTAGACCTGTTTTGCTTTTGATGGGCGGACAAGGTAAAGGCGAGAGTTACACGCCGATTTTAAAGCTAAAAGACAAAATATCTTCTGTCATCACATTTGGGGCATCTGGTCCCGCGATCGCGAATGACCTATCAAGAGAACTGTTGGTGCACGAATTTCCTACCCTCACTGTAGCTTTAGGACAAATCGCTGGCATAATATCTAATAAACCGACTCCGATACTTTTCTCTCCTGGTTGTGCAAGCTTTGATGAATTCAATAATTATGAGCATCGAGGTGATGTATTCCGCGAGCAAATGAAGGGACTTCTGGACGGCTGA
- the murC gene encoding UDP-N-acetylmuramate--L-alanine ligase, producing the protein MLKSRLKEPVHFIGIGGSGMSGLAEMAVHLGISVQGTDIKSSTIIDRLVTKGVRFYLGHSGQSLDGAGTVVYSSAIAADNPELTLAHSKAIEVLHRSDFLQLLMSESLPITVAGTHGKSTTSAMIAHVLDDLGCKPKAVIGAEMIRYDSYLLLGDGNIFVAEADESDGSFLKYRPYVGVITNVELDHLDFFKNQGALLQAFGSYLQNITEDGFAIIGWDHPLTRDVGSTYLRDRLTYGFVLGCDVRARDYISVSGSSTFTVIVERDVFKCSLPMMGKHNVQNALCALAVTRSLGLNVKDAAASLANFRGVKRRMDRLLSTDRLKIYDDYAHNPGKISACIQALRQTWPQIKLHVVYQPHRFTRLETMYDEMLQSLDGADLVYVLPVYSAGETTQLDFSPAKIAADLRLRMDIDAVACDTLDEAVTTVQRQISDKAIVLTIGAGDVWRVAAKLKENLA; encoded by the coding sequence ATGCTGAAAAGCAGGCTTAAGGAGCCAGTTCATTTTATCGGCATCGGTGGTTCAGGGATGTCTGGGTTAGCTGAAATGGCCGTGCATCTTGGTATCTCAGTACAAGGTACTGATATCAAATCGTCGACGATCATAGATCGATTAGTCACTAAGGGCGTACGCTTCTATTTAGGACACTCAGGACAATCCCTGGATGGTGCTGGGACGGTTGTTTACTCAAGCGCAATAGCCGCTGACAATCCGGAATTAACTCTTGCACACAGCAAAGCCATTGAGGTTCTGCACCGTAGTGATTTCCTACAACTTTTGATGAGTGAATCGTTACCTATCACTGTTGCTGGCACCCACGGAAAGTCGACCACATCTGCTATGATCGCACATGTCCTTGACGACCTAGGCTGTAAACCAAAGGCAGTTATAGGTGCGGAAATGATCCGCTACGACAGTTACCTCCTTCTTGGTGATGGTAACATCTTTGTGGCGGAAGCCGATGAGTCGGATGGCTCCTTTTTGAAGTATCGACCGTATGTCGGCGTCATCACAAATGTTGAATTGGATCATTTAGATTTTTTTAAAAACCAGGGAGCACTGCTCCAGGCTTTTGGGTCATATCTACAAAATATCACCGAGGATGGTTTTGCTATTATTGGTTGGGATCACCCACTAACGCGGGACGTTGGGTCTACATATCTGCGAGACCGCCTCACATACGGATTTGTCCTGGGGTGCGACGTAAGAGCGCGCGACTACATCTCTGTTTCTGGCTCCTCCACTTTCACGGTCATTGTTGAGCGCGATGTATTTAAATGCTCCTTGCCAATGATGGGCAAACATAATGTGCAAAACGCCCTATGTGCACTAGCTGTCACAAGATCTTTGGGACTCAACGTTAAAGATGCGGCTGCAAGTTTAGCTAACTTCCGAGGGGTCAAAAGAAGAATGGACCGACTCTTGAGTACCGACCGACTCAAGATCTACGACGATTACGCCCATAATCCCGGAAAAATATCAGCCTGTATCCAGGCTTTGCGGCAAACTTGGCCACAGATTAAACTGCACGTTGTGTATCAGCCGCATAGATTTACACGACTCGAAACTATGTATGATGAAATGTTACAATCGTTGGACGGCGCGGACCTTGTTTATGTACTACCTGTCTACAGTGCTGGTGAGACCACTCAGTTAGATTTTTCTCCAGCAAAAATCGCGGCAGACCTTCGCCTACGCATGGATATTGACGCCGTTGCATGTGACACCTTAGATGAAGCAGTGACCACCGTTCAAAGACAGATAAGTGATAAGGCAATAGTTCTTACCATTGGTGCCGGTGACGTTTGGCGCGTTGCCGCAAAGCTAAAGGAAAATCTGGCATGA
- the murF gene encoding UDP-N-acetylmuramoyl-tripeptide--D-alanyl-D-alanine ligase — translation MLNWSDYRQWLGPIARSKADPAAPAPELAELSTDSRTIHAHHWFVPIEGPNFDGHQYIADAMAKGARGFFYSIEKKSMIPKNFGHLGFPVTDTLQAFQSAAAGWRRSLKNLRLVALTGSTGKTTTKEMLAAILRADGPTFATLASFNNEIGVPKSLQQLTPDLRYGALEFGARMPGNIKFLCELATPDVVGLLNVGSAHLGIFGSRENLLTTKLEIFRHCPEHAIQVANADDPRILEGALSTGKKTITFGTSTQADIRLLSSEWLSDGRMQVRMRYSAKGEITIVLGVAHEVFPLNAAAAAAMAIACGVRIESIADGLSGFRGIKGRYYVQRFGDFSLVDDTYNANPESMTAGLKTVSRAFHGKRVILVLGDMLELGDLSREAHERIGRDLVASINPSYLITVGHEAKYIATGAVDGGLKAHQIRTFDDVRHLVDADIDFRKMGDVVYAKGSNGLKLNRLVEHLATVNK, via the coding sequence ATGTTGAACTGGTCAGACTATCGTCAGTGGTTAGGGCCTATTGCAAGATCCAAAGCTGATCCCGCTGCTCCCGCGCCCGAATTAGCTGAATTGTCCACCGATAGTCGCACGATTCATGCGCATCACTGGTTTGTGCCTATTGAGGGACCGAACTTCGACGGCCATCAGTACATTGCAGACGCTATGGCAAAGGGCGCTCGAGGTTTTTTTTATAGCATCGAAAAAAAGTCGATGATTCCGAAAAATTTTGGGCATCTGGGCTTCCCCGTAACGGACACGCTACAGGCCTTTCAATCTGCGGCTGCCGGATGGCGCCGAAGTCTAAAAAACCTAAGACTGGTTGCGCTGACGGGATCAACCGGTAAGACGACTACCAAGGAGATGCTAGCCGCTATCCTTCGCGCAGATGGCCCTACGTTTGCTACCCTGGCTAGTTTCAACAACGAGATTGGCGTCCCAAAAAGTTTACAGCAGCTAACACCCGACCTCCGTTACGGCGCCTTAGAATTTGGTGCGCGCATGCCTGGAAACATAAAATTTCTGTGCGAATTGGCTACTCCAGATGTCGTAGGCCTATTGAATGTAGGATCTGCACACCTAGGTATATTTGGATCAAGAGAAAATCTTTTGACTACCAAACTTGAGATTTTTAGACACTGCCCTGAGCACGCGATTCAAGTCGCTAATGCTGATGATCCTCGCATCTTGGAAGGCGCTCTGAGTACTGGAAAGAAGACCATAACTTTCGGTACCTCAACTCAAGCAGACATTCGACTGTTGAGCAGCGAATGGCTTAGTGACGGCCGCATGCAAGTTCGCATGCGCTATTCGGCGAAAGGCGAAATTACTATTGTCTTGGGGGTAGCACATGAGGTCTTTCCTCTAAACGCTGCTGCGGCAGCAGCTATGGCAATAGCTTGTGGTGTCCGTATCGAATCGATTGCTGATGGATTGAGTGGCTTCCGCGGCATCAAGGGACGCTATTATGTCCAAAGATTCGGCGACTTTTCATTAGTCGATGATACCTATAATGCCAATCCAGAGAGTATGACGGCTGGACTGAAAACGGTATCTCGTGCGTTCCACGGCAAGAGGGTCATATTAGTTCTGGGTGATATGTTGGAACTGGGAGATCTAAGCCGTGAAGCTCACGAAAGGATTGGTCGCGACCTCGTGGCCAGTATCAATCCCTCCTATCTGATTACGGTGGGACACGAAGCGAAGTATATTGCTACCGGCGCAGTAGATGGGGGTTTAAAAGCGCATCAAATACGTACATTCGACGACGTGCGGCACCTTGTGGATGCTGATATAGATTTCAGAAAAATGGGTGATGTTGTTTACGCTAAAGGATCTAATGGCCTCAAATTAAACAGACTCGTCGAACATCTTGCTACGGTGAACAAATGA
- the ftsW gene encoding putative lipid II flippase FtsW, with translation MASTADSSRFNSQQQRLLLVVLLLTLMGLTAIYAASSLKGQQQFSDEFLFLRKQIGSTLVGLFAYFIIQLVPWRWIERATLPLLLFTLGLLSLIFIPGMYVKIGGASRWLNIPIIGGQPSELTKLAMVLFLARNLSRPSSDIHSFTRGVLPNIFVFAIVSGLLLLQKDLGTPVLLFAVTFCMLFAAGVTRKFVLSAVGAFLGAVCLAIIFEPYRMARVMSFLDPWSQVKGSGFQIIQSFVAFQNGGLFGVGLGESKQKLFFLPEAHTDFILAVIGEESGLLGVLLVCACFLYLCAVGFQIAQNQNSPHKRFLAFGLTVTIVIQALINIGVCMGLLPTKGMTLPFVSSGSSSLLVFLMISAILTKLAGISPAATEDKLGHAEKQA, from the coding sequence TTGGCGTCAACAGCAGATTCGTCGCGATTCAACTCCCAACAGCAGCGGCTACTTTTGGTAGTCCTACTTCTCACTTTGATGGGTTTAACAGCGATCTACGCTGCTTCCTCACTCAAGGGTCAGCAGCAATTTAGCGACGAATTCCTATTTTTGAGAAAGCAAATCGGATCTACTTTAGTTGGTCTTTTCGCGTACTTTATTATTCAACTAGTGCCTTGGCGCTGGATCGAGCGAGCGACCCTTCCCCTACTTCTATTTACCTTGGGTTTACTCTCTCTTATTTTCATCCCAGGCATGTATGTAAAAATTGGGGGTGCTTCTCGCTGGTTAAACATACCAATCATTGGAGGGCAACCTTCAGAACTAACGAAGCTTGCGATGGTGCTCTTTCTTGCTCGCAATCTTAGCCGTCCATCCAGTGATATTCATAGTTTCACCCGTGGAGTACTACCAAATATTTTTGTTTTCGCAATAGTATCCGGCTTGTTGCTCCTGCAAAAAGATCTTGGTACTCCCGTCTTATTATTTGCGGTAACGTTCTGCATGCTCTTCGCTGCGGGTGTCACGCGTAAGTTCGTGCTGTCTGCAGTTGGTGCATTTCTAGGCGCGGTATGCCTTGCCATCATCTTCGAACCCTATCGTATGGCAAGGGTCATGAGCTTTCTTGATCCCTGGTCACAAGTTAAAGGTAGTGGATTTCAAATAATCCAAAGCTTTGTCGCATTTCAAAATGGCGGCCTATTTGGGGTAGGCCTCGGTGAATCCAAGCAAAAATTGTTTTTTTTACCAGAGGCCCATACCGATTTTATACTCGCAGTAATTGGTGAGGAAAGTGGTTTACTCGGGGTACTACTCGTTTGTGCTTGTTTCCTCTATTTATGTGCTGTCGGTTTCCAAATTGCTCAAAATCAGAACTCTCCACACAAAAGATTCTTAGCCTTTGGGTTAACTGTGACAATTGTTATACAGGCGCTCATCAATATTGGTGTTTGTATGGGACTATTACCGACCAAAGGAATGACATTGCCATTCGTCTCTAGCGGAAGTAGTTCCTTGCTGGTTTTCCTGATGATTTCCGCTATCTTGACCAAGCTAGCCGGAATTTCTCCGGCTGCCACGGAGGATAAGTTGGGACATGCTGAAAAGCAGGCTTAA